From the genome of Thermogutta terrifontis, one region includes:
- a CDS encoding carbohydrate kinase family protein codes for MGQSLILGLGELLWDCFPDEERPGGAPANFAYHAAQLGYQGGVLSRVGADERGTKLIHWLTQKGVRTDWIQRDPDHPTGTVTVDVSQPDHPQFIIHQNVAWDFMEVTPQWRGAVQSAVAVCFGTLAQRSPRSRETVQTLLAGEKSKRLVVYDINLRQSFYSREIVEESLRLANLVKFNDEEARVLHQLLGLSGATELAWCHYLLEHYSLEGVCVTRGARGCLIVDQTGWAEAPGIQVSVADTVGAGDAFTAAWIASRLAGWNVTKQADFANRVGALVASLPGAMPPVAEKYGELLRQFGQK; via the coding sequence ATGGGCCAATCCCTAATTCTGGGACTGGGGGAACTTCTGTGGGATTGCTTTCCCGATGAGGAGCGCCCCGGTGGCGCTCCCGCCAATTTCGCTTACCACGCCGCACAACTGGGTTACCAGGGAGGCGTTCTTTCCCGCGTTGGGGCGGACGAACGCGGTACAAAACTGATCCACTGGCTCACTCAGAAAGGCGTGAGAACGGATTGGATTCAGCGCGATCCCGACCATCCCACAGGCACGGTGACTGTCGATGTGTCCCAGCCCGACCATCCCCAATTTATCATCCACCAAAACGTCGCCTGGGATTTTATGGAAGTAACTCCCCAATGGCGAGGTGCCGTACAGTCGGCGGTTGCTGTCTGCTTCGGGACGCTCGCGCAGCGGAGCCCTCGCTCCCGAGAAACCGTCCAGACACTTCTTGCGGGAGAAAAATCAAAGCGGCTCGTCGTTTATGACATTAATTTGCGCCAGAGTTTTTATAGTCGGGAAATCGTTGAGGAGTCCCTTCGACTGGCCAACCTCGTCAAGTTCAATGACGAAGAAGCCCGCGTCCTCCACCAATTACTGGGACTTTCTGGAGCGACAGAACTGGCGTGGTGCCATTATCTTTTGGAGCATTACAGCCTGGAGGGAGTGTGCGTGACGCGGGGTGCCCGGGGATGCTTGATCGTAGATCAAACAGGCTGGGCCGAAGCACCTGGCATCCAGGTTTCGGTGGCGGACACCGTCGGCGCCGGAGATGCATTCACGGCGGCATGGATCGCGTCGCGGCTTGCGGGATGGAATGTGACGAAGCAGGCCGACTTCGCCAACAGAGTTGGGGCACTTGTCGCCTCGCTTCCGGGGGCTATGCCCCCCGTTGCTGAAAAATACGGGGAATTGCTGCGACAGTTCGGCCAAAAGTGA
- a CDS encoding alpha/beta hydrolase yields MTKRSRFSTLTALIAICFFAVIARCAKAEGPQKILLWPEGAPLAKGDRPEDKPGLIVYLPPAEKAVGTGVVVCPGGGYGALAMDHEGDQIAQWFNSFGVAAFILDYRHRNKGYMHPAPMLDVQRAIRLVRARAEEFGVKTDRIGVMGFSAGGHLASTAATHFDAGQPDAPDPIDRVSCRPDFAILCYAVIAFDEPFTHRGSMRNLLGDNPDPELVKSLSNEKQVTPQTPPTFLFHTNEDTGVPPENSVMFYLALRKAGVPAELHIFEKGRHGLGLAAGVPGTELWPECLKAWLKVRGLLDRS; encoded by the coding sequence ATGACAAAACGGTCGCGATTTTCGACTCTCACCGCACTCATAGCAATCTGTTTTTTTGCTGTGATCGCCCGATGCGCCAAAGCTGAAGGACCTCAAAAAATCCTTCTTTGGCCGGAAGGCGCTCCCCTGGCGAAAGGCGACCGACCGGAAGACAAACCGGGACTGATCGTTTATCTTCCCCCTGCCGAAAAGGCCGTGGGGACCGGCGTGGTCGTATGTCCAGGTGGGGGGTACGGGGCGCTGGCGATGGACCACGAAGGCGATCAAATCGCCCAGTGGTTCAACAGCTTTGGCGTGGCCGCCTTTATACTCGACTATCGCCACCGCAACAAAGGATACATGCACCCAGCGCCGATGCTGGATGTCCAGCGGGCAATCCGGCTGGTCCGGGCACGGGCCGAGGAATTTGGGGTCAAAACTGACCGGATCGGCGTCATGGGATTTTCTGCGGGCGGACACTTGGCATCCACGGCGGCCACTCATTTCGACGCGGGTCAGCCGGATGCCCCTGATCCCATCGACCGAGTGAGTTGTCGACCGGATTTCGCGATTCTGTGTTACGCCGTGATCGCTTTTGATGAACCGTTTACCCATCGGGGGTCAATGCGGAATCTCCTGGGCGATAATCCCGACCCCGAACTGGTAAAAAGCCTTTCCAACGAAAAACAGGTCACCCCGCAGACGCCGCCGACTTTCCTTTTCCACACCAACGAGGACACGGGGGTTCCTCCGGAAAACAGCGTCATGTTTTACCTCGCACTGCGAAAGGCAGGCGTCCCGGCAGAGTTGCATATTTTCGAGAAAGGTCGGCACGGCCTCGGCCTGGCCGCGGGCGTTCCTGGGACTGAACTTTGGCCGGAGTGTCTTAAGGCCTGGCTGAAAGTCCGCGGACTGCTGGACCGTTCGTAG
- a CDS encoding DUF4175 family protein, with product MMSPAAEGVIRRLDATRQRWWFYTLLTSCVMGASLSLSVFLLFMLADALFQFSRVVLAGAFLIWLAFTLSILVWIVRRVIRGQRSLEATARRIEAEFPELQSALINLLQLLNDPRQANPAFCLAAVNHAAAQAARIRFEEAAEKQSRWERFRFAMHTSRDLLEWSGILVTLILISVLFGMLLPNWSSAASRLMQPWQFVPSVGRVKILSVEPGNTEVLIGSSVTITARVELPEKKTYDAYLFVAEEGKPEERFPMTPSKDLSEYTFTVPTVLKPVKYRVEIGDSQSAIYRLGVTQIPAITEVEVTLDYPAYLGRPSETFRQRVPDLRGPQYSEATLKIFASAPISAGEVVLDGKPIVGNVASDGRTFTVKIPLIRDGQFVVRLKNQAGQVDPNPRVNRVTVIPDQPPTVEIVKPGRQSTAALGDRIPVKIRIADDYGVGRARLEMKIVQENTPVGDSASDTEANREQNGYSGAGGSADNPEQTAVRLHEWESPSSPFLDYELVLDPARFSPGQKVALRAIAWDKRNFAKYGLDLRPQQATSAWHFVEIISPDAKVAAETKELENLRAAIFRILEEQIRAKTELVTLRDAAKQNPAVLETGLRNVRGRQVHIQGATNDVVAGIKDTDSEDRRTIKRILNSLAVNEMLQAVQQCDRLARLADKATFGEESQELLQIQDRIIETLRKILDVARRAQTELLAEAQKRPGGDLPDDVKKKLEEIQSKLQEFLEQQKKIIEASEELAKTPVEDFTEKEEQKLKELAALEDDWSRFMKEAHSDLSKLPEQDFANSSLCQELNEIQTELKMAEDALLKRSVDIAVPLEQLGYEMAKELTSNLEKWLPDTPDRERWSQEESLSDKDKEAPMADLPGQLEDLIGELMEQEEDLFDEMEDVSSSAADSLDKGAGWDAADGPISNMSAKGVTGNRLPNASEIGGRSGEGRSGKSSGEFVSDEAVGKGGRKTPSRLTPDPYMKGQIKDFSKDPTGGATGGGKESGQGGQGLEGPTPPPHGPRELQRLAGKQAELRNKAESISAQMQILNYHHTDMEQLIELMREIERDLQAGRYQNALRKREVVLQGLQRQKEYVGGEFKVKEDTTVNIPKDIQKEILGSVQEPAPPGWEDIVRGYYRQLISGGKSNP from the coding sequence ATGATGTCTCCGGCTGCGGAAGGTGTAATTCGGCGGCTCGACGCCACGCGACAGCGATGGTGGTTTTACACGCTTCTCACCAGTTGCGTGATGGGGGCGTCGCTCTCGTTGAGTGTCTTCCTCTTGTTCATGCTCGCGGACGCTCTTTTCCAGTTTTCCCGGGTTGTTTTGGCGGGAGCGTTTCTTATTTGGCTTGCCTTCACCCTTTCAATTCTGGTTTGGATCGTGCGGCGGGTGATCCGCGGCCAGCGGAGCCTGGAAGCCACTGCCCGTCGCATCGAGGCCGAGTTCCCTGAGTTGCAGAGTGCTCTGATCAATCTCCTGCAACTGCTCAACGATCCCCGGCAGGCCAATCCGGCGTTCTGCCTGGCGGCCGTGAACCACGCGGCGGCCCAGGCGGCGCGGATTCGCTTTGAGGAGGCCGCTGAAAAACAGTCGCGTTGGGAGCGCTTCCGGTTTGCAATGCACACGTCTCGAGATTTGCTGGAATGGAGCGGCATCCTTGTTACGCTCATCTTGATAAGCGTTTTGTTCGGAATGCTCCTGCCCAATTGGAGTTCTGCAGCCTCTCGCTTGATGCAGCCTTGGCAGTTCGTCCCCAGTGTGGGCAGGGTCAAAATCCTGTCGGTGGAGCCCGGCAACACGGAGGTGCTCATAGGCTCGAGTGTGACCATAACAGCCCGAGTGGAATTGCCGGAGAAAAAAACGTACGACGCGTACTTATTTGTGGCTGAGGAGGGAAAGCCCGAGGAACGCTTTCCGATGACGCCCAGCAAGGACCTCTCGGAGTACACGTTCACGGTGCCGACGGTGCTCAAACCGGTAAAGTATCGGGTGGAGATAGGGGACAGCCAGTCCGCGATTTACCGGTTGGGCGTCACGCAAATTCCGGCGATCACGGAGGTGGAGGTCACGCTGGATTATCCTGCTTACCTGGGCCGCCCCAGCGAAACGTTCAGGCAACGGGTGCCTGACTTGCGGGGCCCGCAGTACAGCGAGGCCACTTTGAAGATTTTCGCGTCTGCGCCTATCTCCGCTGGGGAAGTTGTGCTCGATGGAAAGCCGATCGTCGGCAATGTGGCATCCGATGGACGCACTTTCACCGTAAAAATTCCACTAATTCGAGATGGGCAGTTTGTGGTGCGCCTCAAGAACCAGGCCGGCCAGGTCGATCCGAACCCACGCGTCAACCGGGTGACGGTCATTCCGGATCAACCTCCCACGGTGGAAATTGTCAAGCCAGGGCGACAGTCTACCGCGGCTTTGGGAGATCGCATCCCCGTGAAAATTCGAATTGCCGATGATTATGGTGTTGGTCGGGCTCGTCTGGAAATGAAAATTGTCCAGGAGAATACCCCGGTCGGGGATTCGGCGAGCGATACGGAAGCGAATCGGGAACAGAATGGTTATTCCGGCGCGGGTGGTTCTGCCGACAACCCAGAGCAGACTGCGGTACGACTTCACGAGTGGGAGAGTCCCAGCAGCCCATTTTTGGACTACGAGCTGGTTCTCGATCCTGCGCGGTTTTCCCCAGGGCAGAAGGTGGCCCTTCGCGCCATCGCATGGGACAAGCGTAACTTCGCGAAATACGGGCTTGACCTGCGTCCGCAGCAGGCGACATCCGCGTGGCATTTTGTTGAGATCATTTCCCCCGATGCAAAGGTCGCTGCAGAAACGAAAGAACTGGAAAACCTCCGCGCCGCGATCTTCCGCATTTTGGAAGAGCAGATTCGAGCAAAAACCGAGCTTGTCACGTTGCGCGACGCGGCAAAACAGAACCCCGCGGTGCTCGAAACGGGCTTGCGAAACGTTCGCGGCCGCCAGGTTCACATTCAGGGAGCGACAAACGATGTCGTGGCGGGAATAAAAGACACGGATAGTGAGGATCGGCGGACAATCAAGCGGATTCTCAACAGCCTTGCGGTCAACGAGATGCTCCAGGCGGTGCAGCAATGCGACCGACTGGCCCGACTTGCGGACAAAGCGACCTTTGGCGAGGAAAGTCAAGAACTGCTGCAAATTCAGGATCGAATCATCGAGACCTTGCGAAAAATTCTCGATGTGGCCAGAAGGGCCCAAACGGAGCTTTTGGCAGAAGCTCAGAAGCGGCCGGGCGGAGACCTGCCCGACGATGTCAAGAAGAAGCTCGAAGAAATCCAGAGCAAATTACAGGAATTCCTTGAACAGCAAAAGAAGATCATTGAAGCCTCGGAAGAACTGGCCAAGACACCCGTTGAGGATTTTACAGAAAAGGAAGAACAAAAGCTCAAAGAGCTGGCTGCCTTGGAGGACGACTGGTCGCGCTTTATGAAGGAAGCGCACAGCGACCTGAGCAAACTCCCGGAACAGGATTTTGCCAATTCTTCACTCTGCCAGGAACTGAACGAGATCCAGACCGAGCTGAAAATGGCGGAAGATGCTCTTCTCAAGCGCTCGGTGGATATCGCTGTGCCACTTGAGCAACTGGGGTACGAAATGGCCAAGGAGCTGACGAGTAATCTGGAAAAATGGTTGCCGGACACTCCCGACCGCGAACGGTGGAGCCAAGAAGAATCGCTCAGCGACAAAGACAAGGAAGCCCCGATGGCGGACCTGCCGGGTCAACTGGAAGACCTCATTGGTGAACTCATGGAGCAGGAAGAGGACCTGTTCGACGAAATGGAAGATGTCTCGTCCAGTGCGGCGGATTCGCTGGACAAGGGAGCAGGGTGGGATGCTGCCGACGGCCCAATCTCCAATATGAGCGCCAAGGGCGTGACAGGAAATCGCCTGCCCAATGCGAGCGAGATTGGTGGGCGGTCGGGCGAAGGTCGCAGTGGAAAATCCAGCGGCGAGTTTGTGAGCGACGAGGCGGTGGGCAAGGGAGGACGAAAAACGCCCAGTCGGCTCACACCCGATCCCTACATGAAAGGACAAATTAAGGACTTCAGTAAAGATCCCACCGGTGGGGCCACAGGTGGTGGGAAAGAGAGCGGCCAGGGCGGGCAGGGACTGGAGGGGCCAACACCGCCACCTCATGGGCCGCGCGAACTCCAGCGTCTGGCGGGCAAGCAGGCCGAACTCCGCAATAAAGCAGAGTCCATCAGCGCGCAGATGCAGATCCTTAATTATCATCATACTGATATGGAACAGTTGATCGAGCTGATGCGGGAGATCGAACGCGATCTTCAGGCAGGACGCTATCAAAACGCCCTGCGAAAGCGTGAAGTGGTTCTGCAAGGACTCCAGCGGCAGAAGGAATACGTGGGCGGGGAATTTAAAGTCAAGGAGGATACGACGGTGAATATCCCCAAGGATATCCAGAAAGAGATCCTCGGCAGTGTTCAGGAACCGGCGCCTCCGGGCTGGGAAGATATTGTCCGTGGGTATTACCGGCAGCTGATCAGCGGTGGCAAATCCAATCCTTGA
- a CDS encoding DUF4339 domain-containing protein has product MAQQWFIQRRSGVKDGPFSPRELKNLAHRGELSPEDLVWNEELDRWVPAGRISGLFENTSGNTGELVLSDDQSNPEQVAVPSGAQELATQGTPPPDQSEVHLENTGAGSGWESGRVGPRLRLGRPSRRRPTFEGSPTTFARSRETLGRHVLDRWLAFLRTRFGSEFLQASQQLFLLCGRYGLLTAVALILTDNLFVSQVRNASGLLWTLSICFFLFVGHYLSARVIFVLDRWELRTRAQLASSVVPDGMSLLSMLIAVVSIVMGTVYALSTGFVDLIFYAVALSIWGLFTSIQFLDLDDLQIAINPDLSPMEELIGLLYLAGKMVARLCPVIFGVLVLLGNLHLALGLLFTVTGSPTGELNNPGSDLIPHELAAISAGPAVAGWGLGQSGLVMVVAASLWPAVSYLLYLFGQLIIACLAALLVLLHVENRNLPHSSELSKREFTDG; this is encoded by the coding sequence ATGGCGCAACAGTGGTTCATCCAGCGCCGTAGCGGTGTGAAAGACGGCCCGTTCAGCCCACGTGAGCTGAAAAACCTGGCTCACCGGGGTGAACTCAGCCCTGAGGACCTTGTCTGGAACGAGGAACTTGATCGCTGGGTTCCTGCCGGGAGAATTAGCGGCCTTTTTGAGAACACCTCCGGTAATACCGGTGAATTGGTCCTGTCGGACGATCAAAGCAATCCCGAGCAAGTTGCCGTCCCTTCAGGAGCTCAGGAACTCGCCACCCAGGGCACTCCCCCGCCTGACCAGTCGGAAGTCCACCTTGAGAACACAGGCGCGGGCTCGGGCTGGGAATCTGGACGCGTCGGACCGCGGCTTCGCTTGGGCCGACCCTCTCGACGGCGTCCAACCTTTGAAGGCTCGCCCACCACTTTCGCGCGATCTCGGGAGACCCTGGGCCGCCACGTCCTGGATCGCTGGCTGGCTTTTCTCCGAACACGATTTGGCAGCGAATTCCTTCAGGCCAGCCAGCAACTTTTTCTGCTCTGTGGGCGGTATGGACTCCTTACTGCCGTGGCCCTTATCCTCACCGACAATCTGTTTGTTTCACAAGTGAGAAATGCGAGCGGTCTCCTTTGGACCCTGAGCATCTGTTTCTTTCTTTTCGTGGGCCACTATCTGTCCGCCCGAGTGATTTTCGTTCTGGATCGCTGGGAACTGCGAACCCGAGCTCAACTGGCCTCGTCCGTGGTCCCCGACGGCATGTCGCTTTTGAGTATGCTCATCGCTGTGGTGAGTATTGTTATGGGGACCGTGTACGCTCTGTCAACTGGATTTGTCGATCTCATTTTTTATGCGGTGGCACTTTCTATTTGGGGTCTGTTCACATCGATTCAATTTCTTGATCTGGACGACCTTCAAATTGCGATCAATCCTGATCTCTCGCCGATGGAGGAACTGATTGGGCTGCTCTATCTGGCCGGTAAAATGGTGGCTCGTCTCTGCCCGGTCATTTTTGGAGTGCTGGTGCTCCTGGGCAATCTCCATCTCGCTTTAGGATTACTCTTTACCGTGACCGGAAGTCCCACCGGGGAACTGAATAACCCGGGAAGCGATCTCATTCCTCACGAGCTTGCTGCCATCTCCGCAGGACCGGCCGTTGCAGGCTGGGGATTGGGGCAAAGCGGCCTGGTGATGGTAGTGGCTGCATCCCTCTGGCCAGCAGTGAGCTATCTCCTGTACCTGTTTGGGCAGCTCATCATTGCGTGTTTAGCCGCACTGCTCGTTTTACTTCATGTGGAAAACCGGAATCTGCCCCATAGCAGTGAGCTAAGCAAAAGAGAATTCACCGACGGGTGA
- a CDS encoding DinB family protein, whose amino-acid sequence MDPYQALVQEFDQEMANTRTVLARIPEDKLDWKVHPKSNTLRWVGSHLASIPQWVDLAFRTDSLDVAPVGGEPYKNPEAESVAAMLRIFDQNVETARGILSSVKADEFWKPWSLLRGGTVLFTMPRWQVVRTFVINHTIHHRGHLCVYLRLLDVPVPGMYGPSADDPG is encoded by the coding sequence ATGGATCCTTACCAGGCACTCGTTCAGGAATTTGATCAAGAGATGGCAAACACCCGAACCGTTCTCGCCCGAATTCCTGAGGACAAACTTGACTGGAAAGTCCACCCAAAATCAAACACACTGCGGTGGGTGGGGAGCCATCTGGCGAGTATTCCCCAGTGGGTGGATCTCGCTTTCCGTACGGACAGTCTGGACGTGGCTCCGGTCGGTGGTGAACCGTACAAGAACCCGGAGGCAGAGTCAGTCGCGGCAATGCTGCGTATTTTCGATCAGAATGTGGAGACAGCACGGGGCATTCTGAGTAGTGTCAAGGCAGACGAGTTTTGGAAGCCGTGGTCGCTTCTCCGTGGTGGAACAGTCCTATTCACGATGCCGCGATGGCAGGTGGTGCGGACATTTGTCATCAACCACACGATTCACCATCGCGGACATCTGTGCGTGTACCTGAGATTACTCGACGTCCCTGTACCTGGGATGTACGGCCCCTCCGCGGATGATCCGGGCTGA
- a CDS encoding DMT family transporter: MTATSELPTLETAPARHTQPSAGQFWGPALCLLAAMLYTGTNMALRRLAEPGQAANYTFVLFVKETMTVLCVGPWLFAQVLRGRITLPRPAHFWQVVGAGVLTQTIANLGLLWAFGIVGIAIAVPLSLAMSLITAAWMGKFWLGEAVSPRLFAAMVLLIVGIILLHGGADTLEGVASSSSSIALAAVLMSCVAGFIYGLLTVVIRNVTTGGTSGWFVLVLVTGAATITLGPYTFYVHGLEVIQSCSAEQWLWMIVSGILNLVAFWALTKGLQRTPVAQANLLTSSQAVMATIAGWIVFSELFNLQVAVGIALALAAIVLSTLR; encoded by the coding sequence ATGACGGCGACCTCCGAATTACCCACTCTCGAAACAGCGCCCGCGCGACACACACAACCGTCCGCTGGTCAGTTTTGGGGACCAGCGCTGTGTCTTCTGGCAGCGATGCTCTACACGGGGACCAACATGGCCCTCCGGCGGCTAGCGGAACCTGGCCAGGCAGCCAACTATACTTTCGTCCTGTTTGTGAAGGAGACGATGACCGTCCTTTGCGTCGGTCCGTGGCTTTTTGCGCAGGTTCTTCGTGGAAGGATCACCCTGCCCCGCCCCGCTCATTTCTGGCAAGTGGTAGGAGCAGGCGTCCTCACTCAGACAATTGCCAATCTTGGTCTTTTATGGGCTTTCGGCATTGTGGGGATTGCTATTGCGGTACCGCTGTCACTAGCGATGAGCCTTATCACGGCAGCCTGGATGGGTAAGTTCTGGCTCGGGGAAGCCGTGTCGCCGAGGCTGTTTGCAGCCATGGTGCTACTCATTGTGGGAATTATTCTCCTTCACGGAGGAGCCGACACATTGGAGGGCGTGGCCAGCAGTTCTTCTTCAATCGCTCTGGCTGCTGTCTTAATGAGCTGTGTGGCGGGCTTCATTTATGGTCTGCTTACGGTGGTCATTCGGAACGTCACAACGGGGGGAACTTCGGGCTGGTTCGTCCTTGTCCTGGTGACGGGTGCGGCGACGATCACGCTGGGGCCGTATACCTTTTATGTCCACGGGCTAGAGGTCATCCAAAGTTGTTCCGCGGAGCAATGGTTGTGGATGATTGTTTCTGGCATACTTAACCTGGTGGCGTTCTGGGCGCTCACCAAAGGTCTGCAGCGAACACCGGTTGCCCAGGCCAATTTGCTCACATCCTCTCAGGCGGTGATGGCCACAATAGCCGGCTGGATTGTGTTTAGTGAGCTTTTCAATCTCCAGGTGGCAGTAGGAATTGCCCTGGCACTGGCAGCGATTGTTCTGAGCACGTTGCGATAG
- a CDS encoding cellulase family glycosylhydrolase: MKLRMPLKNRYCQWGFFVLVCGGVLVPGNFTPAEEPGVQSLERIKLSADGQHLVLAQSGSLFVPWGFNYDHDSKGLLLEDYWDKEWDRVVGDFQEMKALGANVVRIHLQVGKFLISPNKANEANLKKLEALVKLAEETGLYLDITGLGCYHKQDVPEWYDSLEESERWNAQAFFWQTIARRVGHSPAVFCYDLMNEPVVPVGSAQEQGWLVGEPLGGKYFVQRITLEQKERSRAEIAAAWVKHLHSAIREVDKETLITVGLLPGTPDRADTWSGFRPKDLIPMLDFICVHIYPEAKKVDEAIQILSHFAVGRPVVIEETFPLHCGTEEFQKFLEGSRKFAQGWISFYWGTPIPELRRINDLQSAILAGYLELWSKLGPSYRRP; the protein is encoded by the coding sequence ATGAAGTTACGCATGCCTCTGAAGAATCGGTATTGTCAATGGGGATTTTTTGTCCTCGTGTGTGGTGGTGTCCTGGTGCCCGGGAATTTCACCCCTGCCGAAGAGCCGGGCGTGCAGAGTTTGGAACGGATCAAATTGTCGGCGGATGGCCAGCACTTGGTCCTGGCACAATCAGGAAGTCTCTTTGTGCCGTGGGGCTTTAATTACGATCACGATTCAAAAGGACTGCTTCTGGAAGACTACTGGGACAAGGAATGGGACCGGGTGGTGGGCGACTTCCAGGAAATGAAAGCGTTGGGCGCGAATGTGGTGCGGATCCATCTTCAGGTGGGAAAATTCCTGATTTCGCCCAATAAAGCCAACGAAGCAAATCTGAAAAAACTTGAGGCGCTCGTCAAGCTGGCCGAGGAGACAGGCCTCTATTTGGACATCACAGGTTTGGGATGTTACCACAAGCAGGACGTGCCGGAGTGGTACGATTCTCTCGAAGAATCAGAGCGATGGAACGCCCAGGCCTTCTTTTGGCAAACCATTGCACGGAGGGTGGGCCATTCTCCGGCCGTGTTTTGCTACGACCTGATGAACGAGCCGGTTGTACCCGTGGGATCCGCCCAAGAGCAAGGTTGGCTGGTCGGAGAGCCTTTAGGGGGAAAATATTTCGTCCAGCGGATTACACTGGAGCAGAAAGAGCGATCCCGAGCGGAAATCGCCGCGGCATGGGTGAAGCATCTCCACTCGGCCATCCGGGAAGTAGACAAAGAGACCCTGATCACCGTCGGCCTCCTGCCCGGTACACCAGACCGAGCCGATACCTGGTCCGGTTTTCGCCCGAAAGACCTTATCCCCATGCTGGACTTCATCTGTGTCCATATCTATCCCGAAGCGAAAAAAGTGGACGAGGCGATTCAAATACTGTCCCATTTTGCGGTCGGCCGACCGGTGGTGATCGAGGAAACCTTCCCTCTGCACTGTGGAACCGAAGAGTTCCAGAAATTTCTCGAAGGTTCCCGTAAATTCGCTCAGGGTTGGATCAGCTTCTACTGGGGAACTCCCATACCCGAGTTGCGAAGAATCAACGACCTCCAGTCAGCCATTCTGGCGGGTTACCTGGAACTGTGGTCAAAACTCGGCCCTTCCTACCGTCGCCCGTGA
- a CDS encoding AGE family epimerase/isomerase codes for MRHRTVSLFDLLGHKPRIDGSWRIFLIAIAFAFVNLPTARAVDPAAENSAPQQSDYVRLAEQIESHFLGQVLPFWFPRCIDEQHGGFHPHFRSDGNPGPRNEKTIVFQARMTWVAAEVARRYPDRKAEFQAYAEHGLKFLRDVLWDSEKGGFFWGLDENGNPLPSYGTEKHLYGIAFGLYAASNVYRLTGSHDALALAQKTFRWLEEHAYDKQHGGYFEAYHRDGTPILSVPPDGANGRARPTRDLLGTPYGFKSMNSHIHILEALTELYRAWPDPQVKDRLLSIFLVVRDKIAVEPGCLNLYFTPDWRAVPDHDSFGHDVETAFLLLEAAEVLGIPDDRTTRRVAKSLVDHALEYGWDSKFGGFYDKGAAFGPPYGLEKIWWTQAEGLNALLLMHELFGQQDSRYWTAFLKQWQFIRKYQVHPQAGEWFDTVLPDGKPVEKDLGHIWKAAYHNGRALMLSASRLRHLAGLSGKE; via the coding sequence ATGAGACATCGCACGGTGAGTCTTTTTGATCTCTTGGGTCATAAACCGCGGATTGATGGGAGCTGGAGAATCTTTCTGATTGCAATCGCATTTGCCTTCGTCAATTTGCCGACGGCGCGTGCGGTCGATCCAGCGGCAGAGAATTCAGCACCGCAACAGAGCGATTATGTCCGGCTTGCGGAACAGATTGAGTCCCACTTTCTGGGGCAGGTCCTGCCGTTCTGGTTCCCGCGATGTATCGACGAGCAACACGGCGGTTTTCATCCCCACTTTCGGAGCGATGGCAATCCCGGTCCCCGGAACGAGAAAACGATTGTGTTTCAGGCCCGAATGACCTGGGTAGCGGCCGAGGTGGCACGCCGCTATCCCGATCGAAAAGCAGAATTCCAGGCCTACGCGGAGCACGGTCTGAAGTTTCTCCGCGACGTCCTGTGGGATTCTGAAAAGGGTGGATTTTTCTGGGGACTCGACGAAAACGGAAATCCTCTGCCCTCCTATGGCACGGAAAAACACCTATACGGAATTGCATTCGGGCTCTATGCGGCGTCGAACGTCTACCGACTAACCGGCAGCCACGATGCGCTGGCACTTGCCCAAAAAACGTTCCGCTGGCTCGAGGAACACGCCTATGACAAGCAGCATGGCGGTTACTTTGAGGCATACCACCGTGACGGGACGCCAATCCTCAGCGTCCCCCCGGACGGCGCCAACGGTCGGGCTCGACCTACCCGGGACTTGCTCGGCACGCCCTATGGGTTCAAGTCCATGAACAGTCATATTCACATTCTGGAAGCCCTCACAGAACTCTACCGCGCGTGGCCGGATCCACAGGTCAAAGACCGGCTTCTTTCCATTTTTCTTGTGGTACGGGACAAAATCGCGGTTGAGCCTGGGTGTCTGAACCTGTATTTCACACCAGACTGGCGGGCGGTCCCTGATCATGATTCGTTCGGGCATGATGTGGAGACCGCGTTTCTGCTCCTCGAAGCTGCTGAGGTTCTCGGCATCCCCGATGACCGCACCACACGACGCGTGGCGAAGAGCCTGGTTGATCACGCGCTGGAGTACGGCTGGGACTCGAAGTTCGGTGGTTTCTACGACAAAGGCGCGGCTTTTGGGCCTCCATATGGCCTGGAAAAAATATGGTGGACCCAGGCGGAAGGCCTCAACGCCCTTCTTCTCATGCATGAGCTGTTCGGCCAGCAGGATTCCCGTTACTGGACGGCATTCTTAAAGCAGTGGCAATTCATCCGAAAGTATCAGGTCCACCCACAGGCGGGTGAATGGTTTGACACTGTGCTGCCCGATGGAAAGCCTGTCGAAAAAGATCTCGGGCACATTTGGAAGGCCGCCTATCATAACGGGCGGGCACTCATGCTGAGTGCATCCCGGTTGCGGCATCTGGCGGGGCTGAGTGGCAAAGAGTGA